Below is a window of Paraburkholderia azotifigens DNA.
GCCAGCATGATTCGAAGGTTCAAAGTTGCCGCCTGGTTATTGGTTTGTGTTTGTCAATGCCGAAACGTCCATTTCGACGCGACGTCAAAACTGGCCCGCTTTAAGACACCGCTCACGACATATAACGGATTGTGTTCCGACAAACCAAATCTAAACATCTACGGCAAAAACGGAATATCAGAGAGTTCCGAATCAATGGCTGATTCAAAGACAATTTAGAAAATTCGTTGAGGTATTACCGATTTTCAACCGCCTCAATGAGACGGGCTTATTTATTTTCATCACGTAATTTCCGAAATTTCCAGATGTGCGTTAGGAAGTGGCAGCGCGGCAAGCTTCAGAGCAAAGAGAGATGGAGGCTCACGGCGTAATTCTCGTAAAGCGCAGGCAGCGCACATTGGATTCCGCATAGGAATTAGACACATCGCGCATTTTTTATCGCGCAATATACGCTTAAAAGAGGAACAGGCTTATAAAAATAAATTTTGCGAATCAGTATTTAAAATAAATCTGACCGTTATGCCAGAAAAATCAGACGGATCACATCAAATCCGCTCCACAGAAAACTTCCGATTTCCTTTAAATGAAAAAGCGGCCCGAAAATGAGAAAGGGCGCTCAGCCACTGGCCGAGCGCCCAAAAGGCGCATCAAGATCGAGTCCCGTCGGATCACGCGCGCACGCGTGCTCCATACCGCGCCGCACGCAGCGGTCGCGGGAAAACGGGCAGCGCGAGCAGTGCGCAAAGGCACGCGATAGCCCACACCAGGGGCCACGAAGTTGCCGCAAGCAACGGCGGAATGACGAGCGGCGTGATGAACAAGGTCAAGAAGGCGCAGGTGTTGCCCATCGCGAGCGCGGTGCCCGCGCGGCGCGTCCCCGCGAGCGTCGCGAGCTCGGTGTACGCGACGCCGTGCCATGCGGACGCACTGACGCCGCCGAGCACGACCAGCGCCGCGAGCAAAGCCGTCATAGCGCCCGTCGCGCCGCCCGCCCCCGCCCCCGCCGCGGCCAGCGCGAGCGTCGCGAACAGCAGCGCCGTCAGCACGCTGCACACGCGCATGTACTGGCGCCGGTTACCGTGCCGGTCCGTCCAGCGTCCGCTCCAGACACGCGCGACAGCCGCGCCCGTCTGCACGGCCGCCATCGTCGCGCTGATCCCGACCACGCCCACATGCCCGAAGTCGTGCAGAAACACGGTCGCAAACGTGACGACCGCGAGCTGCGGCACACACAGCACACCGATGCCCAGTGCAACGCGCCACACGGAGATATCGCGCAGCGGCGTGACGGAATTGTCGGACGCGGCGTGCCGGGCGGCCCCGCTGGAGGCAACGGAAGCCGTCGACTCAGGCGGCTCATGCAGCCAGCGCCACGCGAACCAGGCCGTCACGGCGCACAGCGCGGCAAGCACGCCATACACCGACGCGAAACCGAAGTGCGCGGCAAGCGCGGGCAGCGTCAGCGCGCCGAGTCCGCCGCCCGCGGGCACGGCCGTCTGCCGGATGCTCATCGCAAGGCCGCGTTCGCCTTCGCGAAACCATGCCATCACGGCGCGCCCGCTCGACCCGTTCACGCTGCCGCCAAGCAGCCCGACCGTTAGCAGTCCAAGCGCGAGCGGCACGATGCCGGGCACGTCGGCGCCGTGCGGCACGACGAAGCCCGCCATCGCGGCCAGCGCGGCCGCCGTCGTCAGCAGCCCAAGCAGCAGCACGCGCCGGTCACCCCAGCGGTCGGTGAGCAGTCCCCACGGCAACTCGCTCACGGCAATGCCGAGCCCGAGCATGCCGAGCACGAGACCCAGTCCGCCGTTGTCGATGTGATAGTCGTTGCGCAGAAAAATCGCCGTCGTCGGAATGCCGGAAAACGCCGCCGCGAAGCTTGCGTTCGCTGCAAAGCCCACGCCCAGCACTTTCCAGCGGTGACGGGCGCTCAATCCGCCCGATGTTCCCAATACCTGAAAACCCTGTCCCACGATGACCTCCGGATAACTCGGTTGGCACTCATCGTAGGGTTGCGCGGTCAATCGGAAAAGCGGGAAAATAAGATGCGATCTATCGGAGAATCCGAAACATGAACCAGCGTGCATTCGACCTCGCGCAACTGCGCACCTTCGTTGCCGTCGCGGAAGCGGGCAGCGTGTCGGCGGGTGCCGATCGCGTGTTCCTGTCGCAGTCCTCGGCGAGCGAGCAATTGAAGAAGCTCGAAGAGCGCGCCGGCCAGCCGCTGTTCCTGCGCGGCAAGCTGGGCGTCACCGCGACGCCCGCGGGCGTGAAGCTGCTCGATCACGCACGTCGCATCCTCGCGATGAGCGAAGCGGCATTCGAAGACCTGCAAGGCCGTGCGCTCGACGGCGAGTTGCGTATCGCGATCACCGACTACTACCGTCCGCACGATGTTGCACGCGTGCTGAAGATGTTCTCCGAGCAGCATCCGCGGCTGCGTCTGCATGTGACCGTGCTGCCCAGCGCGGTGATCGACAGCGGCCTGGAGGACGACGGAACATTCGATATCGGCCTGTCGTTGCGCATCGTCGCGCCTGGCACGAAGCGCGCCGCGCCGGCCCGCCCGCACGCGGCGAGCACCGTCGTGCGACGCGAGAAGCTGGTGTGGGCGATGTCCGCCGATGCCGATCCGCGCCACATCGCGATGCCGTTTCATCTCGTGCTGTTGCCGTCGACCTGTCAGCTGCAACGTTTCGTCGTCCGGTTGCTCGACGAAAGCAAGGTCCCTTATCTCGTGTCGCATTCGGCATCGGGCATGGCCGGTCTTCAGCTGGCGTTGAAGGCCGGGCTCGGCATCTCATGTCTGAACGAATCGTCGATCGGTTCGGGCATGGTGCCGTGTCCGCCTGCAATCAGCCTGCCGCAGTTACCGGCCGTCGAGTTCCATCTGCTGCCCGGACGGCCCGGCGAAAGTGAGCACGTCACGAATGCGCGCGAAGCGTTCATGCGTC
It encodes the following:
- a CDS encoding LysR family transcriptional regulator — its product is MNQRAFDLAQLRTFVAVAEAGSVSAGADRVFLSQSSASEQLKKLEERAGQPLFLRGKLGVTATPAGVKLLDHARRILAMSEAAFEDLQGRALDGELRIAITDYYRPHDVARVLKMFSEQHPRLRLHVTVLPSAVIDSGLEDDGTFDIGLSLRIVAPGTKRAAPARPHAASTVVRREKLVWAMSADADPRHIAMPFHLVLLPSTCQLQRFVVRLLDESKVPYLVSHSASGMAGLQLALKAGLGISCLNESSIGSGMVPCPPAISLPQLPAVEFHLLPGRPGESEHVTNAREAFMRLLA
- a CDS encoding MFS transporter — protein: MGQGFQVLGTSGGLSARHRWKVLGVGFAANASFAAAFSGIPTTAIFLRNDYHIDNGGLGLVLGMLGLGIAVSELPWGLLTDRWGDRRVLLLGLLTTAAALAAMAGFVVPHGADVPGIVPLALGLLTVGLLGGSVNGSSGRAVMAWFREGERGLAMSIRQTAVPAGGGLGALTLPALAAHFGFASVYGVLAALCAVTAWFAWRWLHEPPESTASVASSGAARHAASDNSVTPLRDISVWRVALGIGVLCVPQLAVVTFATVFLHDFGHVGVVGISATMAAVQTGAAVARVWSGRWTDRHGNRRQYMRVCSVLTALLFATLALAAAGAGAGGATGAMTALLAALVVLGGVSASAWHGVAYTELATLAGTRRAGTALAMGNTCAFLTLFITPLVIPPLLAATSWPLVWAIACLCALLALPVFPRPLRAARYGARVRA